The genome window attatatacaaaatttaaaacgaTATTAGAAAGGAAACTTACTCATTAAATTAACTATAAggttaaaagtataaaataaaataatatacgttttctaaaaataaaaaaatattaaacctgaattaataaggattaaattagattttaaaaaaattaagggaaatatcgaaaataaaataaaataacggGCCAAAACGTGACATGCGAATAACAAGGGgaccaaatgggaaatatttCCCGTACCCAAAATGCAGCGCCTTGCGTGGACCGAATCGAAATTCGCAGGAAAATAGGTGGCCCAATTTAAAAGAACGATAGAAACTAGATTGAACCGAGACGCAAAAGTAGAGGACCTGGCGCACAAATAATCCTCCCCATgccaaaacgcgcggatctagCTGCGGTTGGATCAGATCATCGGGTACGGGCCCAGCAGTCAATACGGCGCCGTTTCTTTCACtgaatatatgtaaaaaataaacctaaaaataataactattaatcattttattcGAAAACGAAAGAAAACCTAGAAGCCTAAAGCACTTTCCCTGCGCCGCTTCATGCCCTCAGTCGTTTAGAGGCTCCTTGAACGCTCATTCGACTCCGATTACGACGGAGTAAACAGCATTCAAGCAACAGGTGACTCTCAGCCCTCTATCTTCTCGCCTTGATTTTATCTAGTGCACCAAATTGAAgcaaaagaggaaagaaaataaaataaaaatagaataaaaaaatctgAAATCACCTCCTTAAAAATTGTTGTTCGTCTCTTTTTTATAATgctttttttgtattcaatgtGTGTAACCCCACAGATTCTGGaaaaatggctttttatagccgaaaatacagaatataaaataaaaagaaaaaagtacaAAATTCTCTCTCTGTTATTtcgtttttttctattttgttatttctttgTCTGTGTGCTGCAGGTACGGAGGCAGAGGCACAAGCGTACGGAGGAGATGCACGTGCGCAGAGGCACAGCACACACGGGGGAGCCTTGGGTTCGACTGCGACACTGGAGGCTCACCattgctgctagggtttcgggTTGTGGTCTTTGGGGCTTAGGTGATTTGGGCCATTGTAATTGGGTTTAGTTTTTGTTGTAATGGGGCCTCTGTAATTGGATTGATGTTATTGTTTTTTGGACTTCAAATTTGGTATTTATTTGTGCCCGGGCCCgggtcaaaattgggcattACAAAGGATTCAGAAATATTATTCACCAACATGTCAGAATGACTCCTAATTGAGAAGTGGGACCTTGACCAGTGAGTAGGGTTATTTTCCTTCAACCAATCATAAGCATGCTGATTGGTTTTCTTCAGTTCATCCATGACATCAAATCTCTTAAAATGCTTGCTTTGGCAGCTTCTCAAAGCAAATATTTCAATTCCTTTGTTTAGAAACCAACTTTCTTGAAATTGGCATGTAGGTGTCTAACACAATGTCTTGTTTCTGCATTAGGAAGCAACATATATATTACTTCTAAAAGTTCCTGGAAATAGAACAAATATAGTTTAATTCTTTgaaaaacttaaaccctaaataaaaacaacataaacaaataaaaaaattgagttttaccTTTTGTTTGTCAGACATGAAAGGTATCTGGTATGAGCTCACTATTTCCAAGTCTATTGCAAGCAACTCTAGGAACCAGAGCCATGATGCTTGGTTTTCACTTTTGACATTAGCATATGCAATAGGATAGATGCCATTACTTGCATCTATCCCAACAGCTGCAAGTAAGTAGCCATCATAGTAGCCTTTCAAGAAACATCCATCTAAACCTACTATCCTCCTACAATGAACTATATAGCCATCTTTGAATGCTTGTAGACAGACATACATCCTTTGAAACAACTTGTTATTAAGATGACAAATTGTTGTTCCCTCATTTTGGGTCCTAACCTTTAACAAATACCCATAAATCTTCTCATATTAAGCCTTATGAGCTTCTTCAATTAATTCCAATGCCCTAAGTCTCCTACATTTATTTAGTGAGACTAGGCAACATAAATCGCTTTTGACATCTTGTTGTAATGATTTCAAAGAATAATCAGGATCAACAATGAATTTTTCACTGTAGGGTCATTAGGGTTTAGTCTAAAGGCCCGTATGAACCAAGAACATTTTTCACTATAGACTGCCTTTAACCTTTTTAGATGATTTTTGggaaacttaataaaataactattcaaCCTACCATATTGCTTGACAGCTTCTTTTAGACTGCCTTTGGACGTAAATAACATTCCAACCTTAAGTCTAGGATTACTCATGTCATTGTCTGGGTTGAACTCAGGCCAATTTTGGCCATCTGAGTCAAATCATGTGCACTATCTAACCTTCCAGAATCATCACTATCACACAATTCACCTACTTCTATATCATCCATGTTTAAACCATCTAAATTAACTTTTATCCTATTAGACACATCACTTTTAGATACATCACTACCAGACACATCAGTTTCAGGCATTTCTTCTTCACTTTCATTAAAATTGTCATCAATTAAACTTGCCAAACAAATTACTCATCCATAAAGGTAGACAAAAACCAAACCATTTAATACAAGACAATAACCAAACCATTTAATACAACATAGGCAAACACTTTAACCATTTCTGTCAGGCAATAaccaatacaaaaataatttaatacaaacacaaccatttctGTCATGTACATGTCAGACAATAACCAAATaccttaaccctaaacctaGGCAATGACAAACAATAACCAATACAATATAGAAGgtaaataacaaatttgatgttTCTATTCATACAATATAGTAGCTAGGATACAAACAATGGAAGATACAAACAATAAACATCAGTTTGATAATGTCATTCATACAATGGTTGATACAAACAATAAACATCAGTTTCATAATGTCATTCATACAATGACAGatacaaaacaataaacacCAGTTTGATACAAACAATAAACATCATGCACATGGCATACCATACACATTATCTGCCATTCACTTTAATAACCAAACCCTAATCTGTTATgcacattaataaaaaaataaaaccaaaattaaaataaccctaaatccaaaatcaaaatcaaaatcgaaataacccaaaataaccctaaatccaaaaaaaaaactaaatatagAAACTTATCCGTTACAGTAGATGTAACAACATTGGCAGCTTCTCTTCTATTGACCATTGTTGCTGAGAACCAAAAACACTATAGGTTTTtagttttgtctttttttcTCCCCAAACGAAAAAGATCAATCGATTTCTAACCCTATACCATGTTAATCGATTATTGAATCGATATTCTAACCCTAAACCAACTTTGTTAATCGATTCCTGAATCAATTTCTAACCCAAACCAACCCAAATCACAATCAATTTTTCTCAAATCGATTTTCTTTTCACCCTCCCTTTAATCACAATcagtttctaatttttttccctaaaccaacttaacccttcaatttttttccctaAACCCGCCCCAAACCAAAGACCCATCAGCTGCTTCACCAATGTGGCAAGTTAACTGACCACATCAACTAGTTAACTTGCCACATCAGCGGTCCCATTAAGACACTAACGGAAACTGCTAATCAGTGACTATTTTGCCACTTTTTTATAACGTCAGTGactgttttatcatttttcaaaagttgagtgactgaaatgaAATCTAGGTAACTGTTTTGTTAGCTACtcaaaagttgagtgactattagagtaatttaccatttattatatattatttttaaacacacatctATGTTCTAAATACgtgatttttaaattgatacaaatacgataaataataaaaggataagaataaatcaaatttgaagttttatttaaattcccGGCAGGTTGTCCATGAACATGGAAACAAAAATACTACTAATGAGCAGTAATTTGCCACGTCTCCCATTGAAGATTCAAACTTAGGAAAAGCAAGATTCTTGAAGAGTAAATTTATGGTCATTACTGGCTAATATGAGTCTAGGGTTTTACTTTTCCAGACTAATACATCCCACCCAAGTCGTCTAAAACTTGGAATTTTCAATCAGTTTGGACACGGTTTCGTAGCACAGTTAGGCTGGCTATAGCCAAGTGCTGTATATATCGAAATTTCAGTCCCAGCTTCGCCGAGCTATCCTAGAAACTGCGAGTAATAAATGTATAATCAACTGTATTTAGTTTTTcgtcaaaataaaattgagaaaagctatcatttgttgtttttatcCATTTGTAAGGATAGATATGTATTCTAGGCATGGGAGGTGATTGAGAtggtaaattaattttaatcctttCATTTTATAGGATTTTCATTTTCGAAAATTTAGTTTGCacataattttcaattaataatatttcagTTCGGATTTATCAAAGTActctcttttaatttcataattatttttatatttttaattataatttttatgatattttataatatttgaaatatttttataaattttaattagattattttaaaattttaaatatattttatttaatttttaaaaataatataatataaaaattaaatatataatagcCAAGTTGAGTGAGGTTggaattagataaatttttttttaaaattagttgagtgttaaaattttaaatataagttgGTTTGAGACACAGTTGGAACTAAAACTCTTATAATTACACGTATATTTGTGCATAATAGATCTTGAACCTCGATACTCAAAACAGCCTCCCTCATTGTCAATTTAGCCAAGCCCTTATTGACCTTGTtatccattttaaatttgattcaggtttatatattatatcaattaaaaaatatatagtaattttcaatattttctaataaaatattttattgtagtaATTAAGAAAGTTAGGCAGCATTAAATTATGGTTTGGGACCAGATTAAAAGCGTAGTTgagaagagaaatggaaaaGCCTATAAATATCCAGGACAGGCATCGGTCGAGGGCATCAAACGTTACCTAGGATTGGAGACATCTTAATCTAGTTTTGGAATCGAACTCTCTTGCTAATAAGTTAAGATCCTCAAACCATTCCTCATCATAATCCAAGTATCCCACCACCACAATTTTGGTATGGCAAGTCCAAAATCACCCCTTCAACCTCCCACCTCTGGCAACTTAATTACTGTTCTTAGTATTGATGGAGGAGCAATTAGGGGGCTTATTCCCGGAACTATTCTTGCCTTTTTAGAGTCTCAGCTTCAGGTATCCAAgcacttaaaaatatatagtatataCTGTTGTTCACATTTTGTAACGATACACTTATAATTACAGAAGCTGGATGGTGAAGGGGCAAGACTGGCAGATTACTTTGTTGTCATTGCTGGGACTGGCACCGGCGGCCTTGTCACTGCCATGCTAACTGCACCACACCCGAATGAGGGCCATCGTCCTCTTTTTGCTGCCAAAGATATCAATGATTTCTACCTTCAGCACTGCCCAAAAATCTTCCCTCAAGATGGGTAATTAATCTCTGGAGCTTGTTCATTTGTAGTTTAAAACGGAACAGAAGCCTTCTTGTAATTACAGCTGATCCTtgttgtgtttgtaattatataaCAGCTCTCCGTTTGCACCGGTTGCAAATTTGGTCAAATCTCTAACTGGTCCGAAATATGATGGTGAATATCTGCGCAATATTGTGAGGGAAAAGCTGGGAGAAACCAGATTGGACCGAACATTGACAAACGTTGTCATCCCAACATTTGACATCAAACAACTCCAACCAAGAATTTTCTCCTCCTATGAGGTCTCATTTCtcatcaaataatatatatttttaaatttctttacttTGTCATTATTTGATGTGAGATACTACCATTGTGCAGGTTCAGTACAATCCTTTCCAAAATGCATTGCTCTCTGATATATGCATTGGAACTTCTGCTGCGCCAACTTATCTTCCTGCACatcaatttgaaataaaaaattccacCGGCGAAGTCAAAGAGTTCCATCTTATAGATGGCGGTGTTGCTGCAAATAATcccgtatgtatatatataaagatagatagatagatgtTTTTAACGTAAAGGAAATTCTCGGCGCTGCAAGTTAAT of Gossypium raimondii isolate GPD5lz chromosome 3, ASM2569854v1, whole genome shotgun sequence contains these proteins:
- the LOC105797341 gene encoding patatin-like protein 2 isoform X1, with product MASPKSPLQPPTSGNLITVLSIDGGAIRGLIPGTILAFLESQLQKLDGEGARLADYFVVIAGTGTGGLVTAMLTAPHPNEGHRPLFAAKDINDFYLQHCPKIFPQDGSPFAPVANLVKSLTGPKYDGEYLRNIVREKLGETRLDRTLTNVVIPTFDIKQLQPRIFSSYEVQYNPFQNALLSDICIGTSAAPTYLPAHQFEIKNSTGEVKEFHLIDGGVAANNPTLVAMSEVAKEINRESSDFFHIKPNDYARFQVLSLGTGSQNPEEKYSAHKAAKWGVLGWLTSEHSSPLIDVFMQASSDMVDFHLATVFRALHSEHSYLRIQDDTLSGAVTSVDISTKENLENLVKLGEELLKKPVSRVNLETGKFEPVDQGTNEEALIRLAEVLSEEKRLREMRSPHGSFNEEHK
- the LOC105797341 gene encoding patatin-like protein 2 isoform X2 — encoded protein: MASPKSPLQPPTSGNLITVLSIDGGAIRGLIPGTILAFLESQLQKLDGEGARLADYFVVIAGTGTGGLVTAMLTAPHPNEGHRPLFAAKDINDFYLQHCPKIFPQDGSPFAPVANLVKSLTGPKYDGEYLRNIVREKLGETRLDRTLTNVVIPTFDIKQLQPRIFSSYEVQYNPFQNALLSDICIGTSAAPTYLPAHQFEIKNSTGEVKEFHLIDGGVAANNPTLVAMSEVAKEINRESSDFFHIKPNDYARFQVLSLGTGSQNPEEKYSAHKAAKWGVLGWLTSEHSSPLIDVFMQASSDMVDFHLATVFRALHSEHSYLRIQKIAG